The following DNA comes from Legionella sp. PATHC032.
TCTCCCTGACAACATTACAGAAGAGCAAGCGGCTATTCTCGATCCGTTTGGAAATGCTGCTCATTGTGCGTTGGCATTTGATGTTGTCGGCGAAGACGTTTTGATTACTGGCGCAGGTCCCATAGGCATCATGGCTGCAGCCATCGTAAGGCATATTGGTGCACGACATGTTGTTATCACCGATGTTAATGATCATCGATTGGAACTGGCGAGACAAATGGGTGTCAGCCGAGCGGTCAATGTCAAATACCAAAAATTAAGTGATGTGGCTAATGAGTTGGGAATGCTCGAAGGGTTTGATGTTGGTCTGGAAATGTCAGGGAATCCTATGGCATTAAACGACATGATGAAAGCGATGAATCATGGTGGCCATGTGGCTTTATTAGGTATTCCACCACAAGAAACCCCGATAGATTGGAACCAGGTTATTTTCAAGGGATTGGTTATTAAGGGTATTTATGGGCGAGAAATGTTTGAAACCTGGTATAAGATGATTGCTATGCTACAAAGTGGTTTAAATATTTCCCCTGTTATTACTCATAATTTCCCAGTAGATGAATATCAGTACGCATTTCAAATTATGGCATCGGGTCAGTCAGGAAAAGTCATACTGAACTGGTAGTATTGTTTGATAAAAGGCTGATTATAGAGAGTTGGAGCGATTATGGCGCAGTATATATTCACTATGAATAGAGTGAGCAAGATTGTTGAGAACCAAAGATTTATTTTAAAGGATATTTCATTAAGTTTTTTTCCTGGAGCAAAAATTGGTGTATTAGGACTAAATGGTTCTGGAAAATCTACTCTATTGCGGATTATGGCAGGTGTTGATACACAATATGAAGGCGAAGCAAGACCTCAACCAGGAATTAAAATCGGGTATCTTGCTCAAGAACCTGAGCTTGACTTGAATAAAACTGTGCGTGAAATCGTCGAGGAAGGCGTCGCTGAAATTAAAGAAAAACTGTCTCGTTTCGATGCCATTAGTATGCGTTTTGCAGAACCAATGAGCGATGATGAGATGAATGCCTTGTTAACAGAGCAAGGTGAGTTACAAAATGAGATAGAAGCTTGTGGCGGTTGGGACCTGGAGAGAAAGCTTGATGTGGCTGCTGATGCATTAAGATTACCTGAGTGGGATGCCATAATAGAAAAACTGTCTGGTGGTGAACGCAGGCGTGTTGCTCTTTGCCGATTATTGCTATCAAGTCCTGATATGTTGCTTCTTGATGAACCTACCAACCATTTGGATGCAGAAAGTGTTGCCTGGTTAGAGCATTACCTTGAAGAGTTTACTGGCACTGTAGTTGCAATTACCCATGACAGGTATTTCCTGGATAATGCGGCGGAATGGATTTTGGAATTGGATCGAGGTGAAGGTATCCCTTATAAGGGGAACTACAGTTCCTGGCTCGAACAAAAAGAAGCACGGTTGAGTATGGAGAAAAAGCAGGAGGATGCTTTGCAACGTGCCATTAAAGCAGAATTGGAATGGGTTAGAACCTCACCCAAAGGTCGTCATGCAAAAAATAAAGCCCGCTTGGCCCGATTTGAAGAAATGAATTCCAAGGAATTCCAAAAGCGTAATGAAACCAATGAAATATATATCCCGCCCGGTGAACGGTTAGGTGATTTGGTTCTGGAAGGTGAAAAAATATGCAAATCTTACGGCGACAGGATATTAATAGATAATTTTGATTTCAAACTTCCCAAAGGCGGTATTTTAGGAATTATTGGTCCTAATGGAGCAGGTAAGTCTACTTTTTTAAAAATGTTAACCGGGCAGGAAGAGCCAGACAAAGGTGTCATTCGTATTGGAGAAACAGTGAAGTTGGCTTATGTTGATCAGATGCGGGACAATCTAAACCCCAACAATTCGGTGTGGCAGGAAATTTCAGATGGTCATGACATTATGCAGATAGGTAATTTCCAAATGCCTTCGCGAGCCTATGTTGGGCGTTTTAATTTTAAAGGGACGGATCAACAAAAGAAAATTTCTCAATTGTCTGGTGGAGAGCGTAACCGGGTTCATTTGGCAAAATTGTTGAAAAGTGGCGGGAATGTTTTGCTCCTCGATGAGCCCAGTAATGATTTGGATGTTGAGACATTGAGAGCATTGGAAGAGGCCATTCTTAATTTTCCAGGTTGTGCTATAGTGATTTCTCACGATAGATGGTTTTTAGATAGAATTTGTACCCATTTGATGGCTTTTGAAGGCGATTCACAAATAACCTTTTTCGAAGGTAATTACACTGAATACGAAGCAGACAGAAAGCGTCGGTTGGGTGATGAGGCTAACAGACCATCACGAATTAAGTATCGAAAGTTAAGTGATTAATTAAGGCCACCGGGTTTTACTATTGTGGAGATAAAATCTAAATGAAAAAAATTTATTGGGCAGTCATTTTAATGTGCCTTGGGTTAACTTCGTGTGTTGAGTTTGATGAATCAACCTTAATTACCGACGATGCGGGTTATGTACATAGGACCGTTCATTATTTAAGGGATAAAAGAGGACGCAATTATTTCCCAATGCAAATTAAAGCGCCAGGAGAAAGATTATTTGTTTTTGATCCTAAAGCGTCTGCCTGGGCGGCCTACGATGAAGAGGGTCATCGTGTAATGACAGGGGCCGGTTCTGGTGGAATAGATGTTTGTGAAGAAAATCCAAATCAATCTTGCAGGACGATAACCGGAACATTCAGGATTTATAACAAGCGAGGTATTGACTGTCGTTCGGGTGAATACCCAGTCGATACGAAAGGCGGGGCTAAAATGCCTTACTGCATGTATTTTTACAGAGGATTCACTATTCACGCAGCTTATGAAGTTCCAGAGCACCCATCAAGCCATGGTTGTGTCAGGGTTTTCCCCAGCGCGGCCAAATGGTTGAATGAAGAGTTCTTGCGAGTTGGAACGAAAGTCATCGTATTAGCCTACCCTGATCAAAACGGGGTGAAAACCATGTCCTCATTGGAAAAAGTGAATTAAAATTTGGACTGTTGTTTTAAAACATTAATGTAATTTGAGAGACACTTTAATTTTTAAAGTGTCTCAATTCAGTAGTTTTTGATTGTCAATAAAACGGAAATTTAAGTAATGGATTATATAACTCCTTTTACTCCCTATCTAAGTGCCGTTGGTGGATTACTGATTGGCTTAAGTGCCGTACTTTTTTTATGGTTAGACGGCCGTATAGCAGGTATCAGCGGAATGATACACGGACTCTGTCCACCTGAAAAACCATTCACAGTATGGCGTATTGCTTTTTTATTTGGTTTGGCTGCTGCCGGATTATTCTATTTCGTGAGCCCTGTTGTTCAGTTTCCTTTAAGGACACATTATCCGGTTTTACTATTATTAATTGGTGGGTTTTTGGTGGGTTTTGGAACCCGAATGGGTCAAGGCTGCACTTCTGGGCATGGGGTATGTGGATTGGCCAGATTTTCCAAACGTTCATTCATAGCGACATTGCTTTTTATCTTATCTGCAGTGATTACTGTGTATCTGATAAGACATGAAGGAGGATTGTATTAATGTACAATATCATGTCATTTCTATGTGGTTTGTTATTTGGACTTGGGTTAACTCTTTCAAACATGATTAATCCTAACAAGGTATTAAATTTTCTTGATATTACTGGATTTTGGGATCCAAGTTTACTGATTGTAATGGCTGTTGCGGTCATTGTGACTTTTCTGGGATATCAATTGGTAAAGAAATTTGATAAACCAATATTTTGCAATCAATTTTATTTACCCGAGAAGAAAAAGATAGAGAAAAAATTAATATTGGGCAGTATCATTTTTGGAATCGGTTGGGGGGTTGCTGGATACTGCCCGGGTCCATCCATTACTGCCTTGGCTACCTTGAATTCAGATCCGGTTTATTTTCTGATTGGGCTGATAGCAGGCTCATGGTCTTATTACTGGCTATTTAAAAAGAGAAATATTCAAAAATAAAACTCTCAGAGGAAGTGCCAGGTGGCCACACCTGAGGCTCACCCCTCGATTTTGACTTTAAGATCCAGAATATTGGCATTAATTGTCACCCGGCCTGTAGTAAAGGGGACTGGTACATTGTTTACCTTGGCTTTGTTTTGAATGCTGGGGTTAGAGTACACATGTCCCAATATAAGCTCCATGGAGGCGTTTTCCGTAAAGCGGTAGTCACCAATCAAGCCAAGAAAGTATTGAGTATCAGAAGGGAAAACAATAGTTCGAAGGCCATCTTCTTCAGGACCATCATCTATCATGCCTGCCAGCGCAATGCCTAATTTATCTGAAACTTGCTTACGTATTGCAGCAAGATAAGCATAAGAGGCATCAAAATGCATATCAAAAATAAAGTTGGTAAATGGCGGTGGTGCTGCTGTGTTATAAAGTCTCACTTTTTGATTAGCGTTCCATTCGCTTTGAAACACTTGCAAATTGATGAGCCATTTGGGATTAAAAATATGGACATAACTTACAACTGTTGTTGCTGGCATATAAAAACCAAATTGGAAATCAGGGTTGGCGGTTAACCCCAGATAACTGGTTCCTGAAGTATTTTGGCGAATTCTTGAATAATAAGTGATACCAAGGAAATTGGTATCATTCACAGCATAGTTGGCTCCTAAATTATAACCAACACCAAAACTGGAGGATCGATTAATTAAATTCGCATAAGTGGACTGGCCTGTAGGAAAAGCCCAATTGACTTCATTCTTTAGTAGTACATTAAAGTTTATACCGCCACCAATGTGCAGTTTCTTGCTAATCGCGTAGGAGATTTTGGGGCTTAAATCCACATCGGTCAGGTAATTTTGGGTCGCAGCATATCTTGTAAATGCATCGTTGCCCCAATCAAGATTGGAATTAAAAGGTTCAGTAAGATCAACTGCGACTACAGTCTTATCATTGAGGCGCTTGGCAACCCGTCCATATGGCCAAACAATATAAGTACGCGAGTGATTAACTCCCGAATCGTATTGAAACGTATTAAAATTTAAGGCGCTTCCCTTAAATTGCAAATCAGCATAAGAGCCGGTTCCTCCAACAAGCAAAACGCCATTTTTTACTTTGAATAAATCAGCCGGGTTGTTATAGCTAATTCCTGCAAAATACTGTATCACATTCGCCTGGGTATTGAGAGTCAACAGGCATAATACTCCTGTAAATATTAATCGCATGATTTTTCCGTGATTTTGGCAGCATTCTTAATGGAATGCCGCACTAATTGTTGAATTTAATTCTGGATATTTGTTGTAGAGCCGCTCGGAGGTGAGCTGGTTGATGTCCCAGTCTGTGTTTGTGTATTAGTTTGAGTAGCATCATTTGTTGTGTCGCCAGGTGTTTGAGCCTGAGGAGTTGTAGTATTTGTAGTTGATGGGGTTGCATTAGACGGTGAATTGGTTTGTGGCATACTGGTTGCTGTGCGTGGCATGGCAATCATTTGGTTGATGCCTAAATCACCAGTAATTTTTCGTCCTACAGTTACATTGACATTAAGTAATTGGGTTACCTTTTCTTTGTCATTTTGATAAACAACTTGTAATGGTATGGTAATTTTCCATTGATTTTCTATGGCTTCGGTGACTTGTGGCTGACCATCAATTTGGCTGCTAACATGCAGTTTTTGCGACTTAATGGCATCAAGATTGCCTGATTTTTGCAAAGCTGAATTGAAGCTTAGCCATCCTTGATCTGTGAAACAGGCTTGTAATTTTTGTAATTGAGCATCTACAGTGGCTGGATCAAAATCAAATGACTGGATTATTGCTTTCTCCGCCCAGGTTAAAACCAAGGATTGATCTATTGCCTTTGTTTCGGCGGGAATTTTGTAATCACAATTAACAACTGGCGCTGTTTGTTGTGAGGGTACTTGTTGTTGAGCAGGCTGCTGTGTGGTTTGTTGCTGTGCTGGTTGATTCTGCTGATTATTCTGGATGTTTGGGTTAGATTGTTGTTCACCTGACTGGGTCGGTTGATTTTGTTGATTGTTTTGAGTCGGTTGTTGCCCACTTGTCTGTACAGGCTGGTTCGCCTGATTTTGTTGAGTGTTTTGATTTGTAGCAGGTGCCTGATTCGTTGACTCAGAAACTACATTAGTGCCAGTAGAAGCAGAATTTTGAGTGGATATCGCTTGTTGAGTTGCATCAGAGTTCGCTTGAGTAGTGATTAGAGTAAATAAAGCACCCCACAGCACAGTTTTCTTCATGAAATATACTCCTCAATTAGTATCTAACAATTCTGCGATAATAAGTGCCGCTAGTCTAGCAGTTTTTTGTTCTGAATCTAGTGGCGGCGAAAGTTCTGCTATGTCTAAACTTACTACTTTGCCACTTTGTATGAGGTATTTCAACAGGGGCATTATTTTCCATGGAGAAAGGCCCAGTGCTTGTGGAGCACTTACACCCGGAGCATAGGATTCAGCAAAAACGTCAAGGCATATCGTCAGGTAAATATAATCCAGATTAAGGATAAAATCATCAAGAAATGCAATTTGCCAAGCCTGGCTTTGTTCATAAAGGTCTTCTGCCGACAAATAGCTCATATTTAATTCTTTTGCTTTTTCAAAAAGGGAAGGGGTATTGCCAAATTTTTGCACCCCAATACAACAATAATGAAAAGGCATTTTTTTTTCTTCGCAATAGGTAGCAATTTGAGAGAATGGGGTTCCTGAGTTGCCCAATTCTCCCTTTTTATAAGGGCGTAAATCAAAATGAGCATCGAAGTTGATAATCCCTAATTTCGGATAGAGTGGGGATAATCCTTGATAGTGCGCCCAGGCTATTTCATGCCCACCTCCGAAGGCACAGATCTGATGACCATTTTCATGGCAGAAATGAACTATTTGAGCAAATTGAGATTGGGCTAATTCCAATTCATCGTTTTCACATACTACATTTCCAAGATCAACATAACGTTTGTTATTATGACATGGTAATTTGGCAAGTTGGGTTTTAATTTGATCAGGACCTAATTTCGCCCCTGTTCTGCCTAAATTACGTTTAATTCCTGCATCACTGGCAAATCCAAGAAATATCGTTTTTTTGTCTTTAGCCATTAATTCATTTTGATTGTCAATAAAAGTGATTTTTTGAAAAAAACGTTCCTGATTGGCTGTGTCCTTCCTGCCTTGCCAAAGAGCAGGATTGGCCGGGCGATAGTTACTTAAATCGTCAAACATCAAGTTCTCCTTTTAATAGACCTCTTGCATAATTTGTTTCTTTAGTTTTATTGCCGCGTTGCAAACGTTTCTGTGGTGCTCATTTACTCCATGTAAACTTCGCTCCTCAAAACGTTTGCGCCTTGTCCTAAAACAAAATAGTCAGGTTATGCAAGAGCTCTAATGATATGGCTAGTTTCCAAGAGAAATGCTAAATACTCAAGATCTTCATTTATTTTTAATAAAATTAGCCAGTTCAGTCGATTTTTTCTTGCTCTAAAATAAAACGTGCAGGTTATGCAAGAAGTCTAATGTCTGGTATTATTTCACCTATTATTTTCTATATTGATGAGGAAATTGTGTATCTCATTACTGGCGGTGGTAGTGGCATAGGAAAAGCTTTGGCATTTGCTTTGGCAAAGCGCAATAAGCAGGTGCTCATAGTAGGGCGCAGGGAAAATTTATTGCAAGAAACTGCTTCTTTGTCTTCAAATATTAATTATTTATGTGCCGATGTTTCTACTCCTCAAGGCAGAGAGTTAATCAAATCCAGTTTAAGTACCATTCCTCAAATTAATGGCTTGATAAACAATGCGGGAACGCTGGAGCCTACACTTCTTTTAAAGGATGTTTCTTTTGCTGAGTGGCATCAGGCATTAAATACCAATATAGACGCGGCACTTTTCTTGCCGCAACTCCTGTATGATAAATTGTCAGGAGGCCGAGTGTTAAATGTTGGATCAGCTGCTGCTTATTTTCCTATCAAAGGATGGGGAACCTATTGTGTATCGAAAGCGGCCTTGTCTATGTTAACACGATGCTGGCAGCTTGAATCCGATTCACCTGTCTTTACTAGTGTGATGCCTGGAATTATCGATACTCATATGCAGGCAATAGCTAGAAACGGGCTTAATCTTGACCCGGAACAGGTCAATTTTTACAGGCGCTTAAAAGAACATAATCGTTTGATATCACCCGAGACAGTAGCAGAATTTTTTATTTGGCTGCTGTTGGATATTGATAAAAAAACGTATGTATCCAAAGAGTGGGATATATATGACACAACTCACCACTCTGCCTGGTTGAAACCGCCTCACCAGGTACTTCATTGGGAATTTTAATGTTTGCCTGTGATGAATTATTGCTCAATGCCAGCACAATCGATACCAAAGGGTTACAACTTTCTAATCAGGCGATTGCTATAAGAAAAGGCAGGATAGAGTGGTGTGGCTCTGAGGATCAATTACCTGTCCATTTTCAGGAAAGTGCCAAATCAAAAAAGGATTGTTACGGCCAATTAATTACACCAGGATTAATTGATTGTCATACTCATTTGGTTTATGCAGGCCACAGGGCGGCAGAGTTTCGATTAAAATTGCAAGGCGTTAGTTACGCTGATATTGCCAAATCAGGTGGGGGCATATTATCAACAGTACAAATGACGCGAGATGCTTCTGAAGAAGAATTAATTAGTCAATCATTGCCAAGACTTCTTGCGTTAAAAAATGAAGGGGTTACTACTGTTGAAATTAAGTCGGGCTACGGCCTTGATTTGCAAAATGAATTGAAAATGCTCAGAGTGGCCAGGCAGTTAGGGGAAATGGCTGGAGTACGGGTAAAAACCACGTTTCTGGGGGCACATGCTGTAGGTCCTGAGTTTAAAGGAAATAGCCAGGCTTATGTCGATTTTCTTTGTAATGAAATGTTGCCTGCAGCTAAAAATATGGATTTGGTGGATGCGGTGGATGTTTTTTGTGAGTCTATCGCTTTTTCCATACGGCAGACCGAGCAAATTTTTCAAGCTGCTAAAGATTTAAATTTACCGATAAAATGTCATGCTGAACAATTGTCTAACATGGGGGCCAGCACTTTGGCTGCACGTTACGGCGCATTATCCTGTGATCATCTGGAGTTTTTGGATGAAAATGGCGCATTAAGTATGATAAAAGCCAATACGGTTGCAGTTTTACTTCCTGGCGCCTTTTATTTTCTTAGAGAAAAGCGAAAACCACCTGTTGATTTATTGCGTCAGGTTGGTGTTGGTATGGCCATTGCCACGGATTCTAACCCGGGTTCCTCTCCAACGACTTCTTTGTTATTGATGATGAGTATGGCTTGCCAATTTTTCGCTATGTCTATACCTGAAGTTTTATCTGCAGTAACGTATCAGGCTTCCAGAGCTTTAGGAATGGAAAAGGATATTGGGAGCATTGAAGCAGGCAAGATTGCTGATTTGGTTTTATGGTCTATAAAAGATAGCGCTGCGCTATGTTATTATTTCGCTTATCCGTTACCTCATCAAACGATGGTGGCTGGTGAATGGGTATCCTGAGAGGATTACTTGATTGGAGATAAACAATGCCGATACAAATGAATTTAATCAATAAAATTGGCCTGATGTTTGGGCTATTATTTTATTCGTTTCTTGCTTCTGCGATTACAACAGAAGTTATTAAAAAAGAAACAGCGGAGTATTTGCTGGATATAAAATACCCTCAGGGATTTCAAAGTAACGGAGTCAATCAGGCGGTAAAGGAATTTATCACTAATCAGCAAAAGAGTTTTATGAATGAATTATCTGAAGATGCTGATACTCCTGCAGATGCTCCAGGTAAAACCGGTTTAAATATTACATATGCTATTCCTTACCAATCAACTAATGCCCTAAGTGTTCGATTTAATATTTCCATCTATCATCGAGGAGCTGCTCATCCCTCAAATGCAGTAAAGGTACTTAACTTTATCAAGAATCAGCCTGTACAATTGTCTGATTTATTTGTTCCAGGTTCCGATTATTTGCAGCCAATCGCTGATCTGGCTAAAAAAGAAATCACAGCCAAGAAGATTTCAGATGAAAACTGGATTAAAGAAGGAACGAAACCGACACAGGAAAATTATAGTATTTGGCATTTTACCAAAAAAGGGATTGCTATTGTTTTTAATACATACCAGGTGGCAGCTTATGTTTATGGAGAGCAAACAGTGGATATCCCATTATCACTAATTTCTGCTATGGTAAAACCAGAAATTTCCAAAGCAGTGTGGGGTAATTGATGTCTGATACTCCATTTATTGCAGCGAATAAAAAAGTAGCTGAACTCACTTTTAGAGTGATTATTCTGGCGATAATTTTGACCGTTCTACTGGCGATGTCTAATGCTTATCTGGCGCTTAAACTCGGTATATTAACTTCCGCTTCAATTCCCGCCGCTATTATTTCCATGGGGATTTTGCGGTTTTTTAAAAATTCAACCATTCTTGAAAACAATGCCGTACAGACAGCAGCATCTGCTGGTGAGGCTGTTGCAGGCGGTATCGTTTACACTATTCCTGCGCTCATTATCATCGGGTTTTGGAACCACTTTGATTACGTCACTAATTTTTTTATTGCTGTTTGTGGAGGAGTACTGGGAGTTTTGTTTTCTATTCCTTTGCGTCGCATTCTTGTTAATGATCAAAGCCTCAAATTTCCTGAAGGAAGAGCAATTGCAGAAGTTTTGAAATCTTCAGCAGACAAGGTGGGTATTAAAGACATTTTTCTTGGCGGGCTTGTAGGTGGGCTTCTCGAGTTATTACAAATTGGTTTCAAAGTAATCGCCAGCAGCTGGAATTATTGGTTTGCTGTAAAACGTTCTCTATTTGGTTTGGGCGCTGGCTTCTCTGCAACCATGATAGGCGCAGGCTATCTCGTTGGTCACGATATGGCAATAAGCATTTTTCTTGGGGCAGTCATTTCATGGTTGATTGCTTTGCCAATAGCCAGTCAATTTTATCCTGATTTTTTAAACCAGTACCCCGCAGAACAAGCAGCCACTTTGTTATGGAATAGTGAAATGCGCTATTTAGGGATAGGAGCCATGCTGTTTGCCGGTATTTGGACCTTTATAAAATTAGTGAAACCACTCACCAGAAGTGTCAAGACATCATTCAGAACTTATATTTCCAAGAGCAAGTTCAGAGAACAATATCCTCGCACTGAAAAAGATATTCCCATGCCATTTATATTGATGGGCGTTGGTCTGATGGCTGGAATACTGTTTTTGTTCTTTCAAATCATTTTTCCATTAGGGCAGGTGGGACTGGATAATGATTTTTCACCAACCATTGTATTTATTGGTGTTATTTATGTTCTAGTCGTCGGTTTTTTATTCTCAGTGATTACAGCTTATTTTTCCGGAATGGTAGGAGTCACTGCAAGTCCCGGGAGTTCAGTGGTTATCTCGGGTATGCTTTTTGCTGCATGGCTATTGGTTTCAGCAGTTAATCATCTATTGCCCCTTCCATTAAGTCCACAACAAATTCAAGCTGCGGAAGCTATTACTATTATTATCGGTGCGGTAGTCACAGGCATAGCTGCTATCGCTAATGACAATACCCAAGACTTAAAAGTAGGTCAATTAGTTGGGGCTACCCCATGGAAACAGGAGGTGATGTTGCTACTTGGTGTTGTTATATCTGCTTTGGTTATTCCTCCTGTGATGCAGATTTTATTTAATGTCTATGGTATAGCCGGAGTAATGCCACGTGCTGGAATGGATGTAACGCAATCGTTGCCTGCCCCGACTGCCGCATTAATGGCAGCCATCACTGAAGCAGTATTTAGAAACTCATTGCCCTGGAATATGATGTTGGCTGGTTCATGTATTATTTTATTGGCTATTTTTCTCAATCGAATTTTAAATATCAAACGCTTTCTTAATTTATCTATTTTAGGTATTGCCATTGGCATGTATTTACCTCTTTCTTCTTCGGTCCCTTTATTTATTGGAGGAATGATTGCTTTATTTGTTCAAAATCGTTTAGTGCGGGTGAAAATTAACTCGGAAGAATCTACCAATAGAAAGCAAAAAGGCACTCTTATTGCCTGTGGCCTGGTTGCTGGATCAGCGATTATGGATGTGCTACTGGCTATACCGTTTTCTATTTTTCATAGCCCTGATGCTTTACAGCTGGTAGGAGCATCATGGAAACAATGTGGAGTGTATTTAGGAGTATTTTCTACTTTGCTTTTAGCATGGTGGATAAGTCATCGTGTCTGTAGAAGCAAAATTTGAGCTCAATGATGAGGTCATTTTGATCGTTTTACATCTTTTGTCATAGGTTGTGCTGCACTCGTGAGCAGCCTACCTTAAAGGTGTTTCTTTGGATATTTATTGAATCCCAAACCATCCCCCAGTATCGCCGCCTGCCCAACAACTGTTATTTTGACAGGCAGGAATCTTTTCAGCACAAAGCTGTTTAAATTGATAGGCAGCACTGATGTCTTGATTTTTATATCCATCAGGTTGGCAAATTCGGGCATCATATTGTCCTTTGACTCGAATTTGTCCCATGACAGAAATGGTTGGGGAAATGGCGTAGACACCTGTATTATGGGAATAACAAGCAATATAGCATCCTGGATAATCTGCATAGCTGTTGTCGGTTGGTAAGAGTACCTTTTTTGCTCCCGGGTAAGGATGAT
Coding sequences within:
- a CDS encoding DotI/IcmL family type IV secretion protein, which translates into the protein MKKTVLWGALFTLITTQANSDATQQAISTQNSASTGTNVVSESTNQAPATNQNTQQNQANQPVQTSGQQPTQNNQQNQPTQSGEQQSNPNIQNNQQNQPAQQQTTQQPAQQQVPSQQTAPVVNCDYKIPAETKAIDQSLVLTWAEKAIIQSFDFDPATVDAQLQKLQACFTDQGWLSFNSALQKSGNLDAIKSQKLHVSSQIDGQPQVTEAIENQWKITIPLQVVYQNDKEKVTQLLNVNVTVGRKITGDLGINQMIAMPRTATSMPQTNSPSNATPSTTNTTTPQAQTPGDTTNDATQTNTQTQTGTSTSSPPSGSTTNIQN
- a CDS encoding DUF6691 family protein gives rise to the protein MYNIMSFLCGLLFGLGLTLSNMINPNKVLNFLDITGFWDPSLLIVMAVAVIVTFLGYQLVKKFDKPIFCNQFYLPEKKKIEKKLILGSIIFGIGWGVAGYCPGPSITALATLNSDPVYFLIGLIAGSWSYYWLFKKRNIQK
- the ettA gene encoding energy-dependent translational throttle protein EttA, whose translation is MAQYIFTMNRVSKIVENQRFILKDISLSFFPGAKIGVLGLNGSGKSTLLRIMAGVDTQYEGEARPQPGIKIGYLAQEPELDLNKTVREIVEEGVAEIKEKLSRFDAISMRFAEPMSDDEMNALLTEQGELQNEIEACGGWDLERKLDVAADALRLPEWDAIIEKLSGGERRRVALCRLLLSSPDMLLLDEPTNHLDAESVAWLEHYLEEFTGTVVAITHDRYFLDNAAEWILELDRGEGIPYKGNYSSWLEQKEARLSMEKKQEDALQRAIKAELEWVRTSPKGRHAKNKARLARFEEMNSKEFQKRNETNEIYIPPGERLGDLVLEGEKICKSYGDRILIDNFDFKLPKGGILGIIGPNGAGKSTFLKMLTGQEEPDKGVIRIGETVKLAYVDQMRDNLNPNNSVWQEISDGHDIMQIGNFQMPSRAYVGRFNFKGTDQQKKISQLSGGERNRVHLAKLLKSGGNVLLLDEPSNDLDVETLRALEEAILNFPGCAIVISHDRWFLDRICTHLMAFEGDSQITFFEGNYTEYEADRKRRLGDEANRPSRIKYRKLSD
- a CDS encoding SDR family NAD(P)-dependent oxidoreductase → MSGIISPIIFYIDEEIVYLITGGGSGIGKALAFALAKRNKQVLIVGRRENLLQETASLSSNINYLCADVSTPQGRELIKSSLSTIPQINGLINNAGTLEPTLLLKDVSFAEWHQALNTNIDAALFLPQLLYDKLSGGRVLNVGSAAAYFPIKGWGTYCVSKAALSMLTRCWQLESDSPVFTSVMPGIIDTHMQAIARNGLNLDPEQVNFYRRLKEHNRLISPETVAEFFIWLLLDIDKKTYVSKEWDIYDTTHHSAWLKPPHQVLHWEF
- a CDS encoding OmpP1/FadL family transporter — translated: MRLIFTGVLCLLTLNTQANVIQYFAGISYNNPADLFKVKNGVLLVGGTGSYADLQFKGSALNFNTFQYDSGVNHSRTYIVWPYGRVAKRLNDKTVVAVDLTEPFNSNLDWGNDAFTRYAATQNYLTDVDLSPKISYAISKKLHIGGGINFNVLLKNEVNWAFPTGQSTYANLINRSSSFGVGYNLGANYAVNDTNFLGITYYSRIRQNTSGTSYLGLTANPDFQFGFYMPATTVVSYVHIFNPKWLINLQVFQSEWNANQKVRLYNTAAPPPFTNFIFDMHFDASYAYLAAIRKQVSDKLGIALAGMIDDGPEEDGLRTIVFPSDTQYFLGLIGDYRFTENASMELILGHVYSNPSIQNKAKVNNVPVPFTTGRVTINANILDLKVKIEG
- a CDS encoding L,D-transpeptidase, with amino-acid sequence MKKIYWAVILMCLGLTSCVEFDESTLITDDAGYVHRTVHYLRDKRGRNYFPMQIKAPGERLFVFDPKASAWAAYDEEGHRVMTGAGSGGIDVCEENPNQSCRTITGTFRIYNKRGIDCRSGEYPVDTKGGAKMPYCMYFYRGFTIHAAYEVPEHPSSHGCVRVFPSAAKWLNEEFLRVGTKVIVLAYPDQNGVKTMSSLEKVN
- the hutG gene encoding formimidoylglutamase, yielding MFDDLSNYRPANPALWQGRKDTANQERFFQKITFIDNQNELMAKDKKTIFLGFASDAGIKRNLGRTGAKLGPDQIKTQLAKLPCHNNKRYVDLGNVVCENDELELAQSQFAQIVHFCHENGHQICAFGGGHEIAWAHYQGLSPLYPKLGIINFDAHFDLRPYKKGELGNSGTPFSQIATYCEEKKMPFHYCCIGVQKFGNTPSLFEKAKELNMSYLSAEDLYEQSQAWQIAFLDDFILNLDYIYLTICLDVFAESYAPGVSAPQALGLSPWKIMPLLKYLIQSGKVVSLDIAELSPPLDSEQKTARLAALIIAELLDTN
- a CDS encoding YeeE/YedE family protein encodes the protein MDYITPFTPYLSAVGGLLIGLSAVLFLWLDGRIAGISGMIHGLCPPEKPFTVWRIAFLFGLAAAGLFYFVSPVVQFPLRTHYPVLLLLIGGFLVGFGTRMGQGCTSGHGVCGLARFSKRSFIATLLFILSAVITVYLIRHEGGLY
- the tdh gene encoding L-threonine 3-dehydrogenase translates to MKSLVKAKKEPGIWMHDIPVPEYGVNDVLIKIKKTAICGTDIHIYSWDEWAQATIPVPMTVGHEFYGEIVEVGKEVQGLKVGQRVSGEGHITCGFCRNCRAGKRHLCRNTLGVGVNRPGCFAEYLALPATNVIALPDNITEEQAAILDPFGNAAHCALAFDVVGEDVLITGAGPIGIMAAAIVRHIGARHVVITDVNDHRLELARQMGVSRAVNVKYQKLSDVANELGMLEGFDVGLEMSGNPMALNDMMKAMNHGGHVALLGIPPQETPIDWNQVIFKGLVIKGIYGREMFETWYKMIAMLQSGLNISPVITHNFPVDEYQYAFQIMASGQSGKVILNW